One stretch of Tribolium castaneum strain GA2 chromosome 5, icTriCast1.1, whole genome shotgun sequence DNA includes these proteins:
- the Piezo gene encoding piezo-type mechanosensitive ion channel component isoform X3 produces the protein MANFFLCLFIFRIVLPIVLGACIIFRPSLLSAIYLLFLLFLPCIPIPTASSMAGSTGIYIKLLIATSILTFVAQLAFQIVLLAMPPYGHILEKCELLEQILRHVGLVRLDAMNPIAVVTWISPEIVMVVISVGTYVICKKLLEKRTVEVVENEENLPQKAKANRKQFNLFVAVGKYAVLVALCVAAVLRPSVPGGLYFLVFLCAATWWSCCKELGKGFAIVMRCVMAVVVVHMGALYTYQFQWPQEYLDKNSTYARYFGLTPIFWSNCTDDPRTFNWEQEEWATYANPIALFLLYYVLALESKFLLKPQSQKKQGKFLRLEGSFTKPLNRQLSNKQLMRRATTRNKWQSATRKVRIPRTEYAISEHTPLIGGVSPSRRYGSGKKPPVYQDSTGSFTITGENPEDIPMDELGAAEEEYKPTIIENVMYGLESILQVIIKSSYIVTNIIMMAWSITYISWITFVLLIWANLLWLVPNQRKSMLRSSPFLVAYAWFLLISAYIYSMNLTESELPTTIEGIDLSEIGFQKVEVLPCNPLLVKCLFTAMFWITLRQFVRERIEERQTTALADMAAPLQVTVGAAAGVENEQDPGSKLMEKIGQYLRKILTKFWIWVVAITLFAVAITGERMTAFRIFYMALFLFFILTFQISFRAWRKMMFGFWLTVIVFSMAILVMVYTYQFKNFDIYWRDYLHVPIQRQLDIGLEKFETKQLFVRLVTPTFFVIITVIQLHYFHKEFMELSDPKNTSVIGVDLDQSSLQGGAPTSDKDETSSSIKMDLTDTDSSQTRWQRLVKYFHHTSNLIFLFLELHMPKFVVLFLMLVCIYDKCALYFILVLLLVLACAFGRPMQIFAIYTSSVFVSVMLLARMIYQTDYINPGNWNVTCEMQNNSKIANNAKWLGFYKTSKDASLPHLVKWNIMYILVVTLWAVILVRQFNYRVSRGKPTTRAFFMFPKITRWDADKSTSNCIKYLFNYGFFKFGVEICLMATVAVIGFRMDMYSIIYSVWLCVMFIAKRDTLAKIWTFYMMFIALLLPIQYVMTVGLPPTLCILFPWDQDYWDKSEVKNAAIFRRLQEFSYLLDTEYPPSPKKLICDFILLLLVSRQAVIFRIEKRWAGREYPGGSNDIIIHHAEEKGFVNPTPDYISSVRSYLDVIKKGVYSSFLWITLAIVFLAGTNRVNVFSIGYLIGAFVFLWQGTDLYLRPIPTIIKSWDLFLGYNVFVILCKTALQIVGCIFIQDIPNYACWLIQLFGIGCVKKFGDLTVQAGLADELVCKVPREYVGLVWDGLCFGFMIMQRRIFTSYNFFHLINEIKAGSILASRGAELIEELRLKRMTEQEEQERRVLEKIKAKMDRIKANQQKIQGSSYKDSENHYVDTIFKGRPKRRTREPKSYKQAVRSGDYYMFDDLDDEDELDFMDIPKDDEEEAKGRGQTVSELLSTAMKTDISTSVKRSETDFRRRGSMPLPTRQKSIISTRSQLSAPYSAPPIIEEPGPRTVTIIDERGKDEPKPGTSKDDDESTVISEQKPTVREKVSVGLLFVWAFIQSSMISLTNFLNKYSRDYRYVIRVLAKEKKFLKEHTDYNVGLRLGSGQLWQPAASYNSLLGQSHEDSVLPTPSCGTFSPSDSYRLVSNSDRPSLDRRDYDEKPPVSDESDQKAMATLPYTSDQDRRKASVLTVPEIRILAPSLERGLDSPSTPSREGSRIDMEEYEGTEMSSYDQPPIIRLLLAIWYIIMSRSENVCYFIIFLNQIKSATFLSLPLPLMVFLWGTLTIPRPDKTFWVTIIAYTEVIVLIKCMFQFDIIPWNMSQGITNNPFYPPRIIGIERNSNFAVWDLLLLLVVFFHRFMLKSMGLWKSSPVPAVLLTEGDYKVNSEGKLEPVQSEMQITRRSSKHSDKTLSSKSSVPEDSDLERLVEESDQNEDDMRRASITKQDLQDKILSVECQRVDPMAHLPQSLKLAFLKYGESIRLFFKQLRDPTSRVAADVYSYMFLCDFYNFFVILIGYSSFGTQQGDGGVSSYLEDDRVPVLFLLMLILQFTLIIVDRGIFLRKNILAKIIFQFIQVFVLHIWLFIVFPIITERGFNSVLAPQMYYMVKCFYLLLSAYQIRCGYPTRILGNFLCKGYNYVNMFLFKGFMAIPFLFELRTVMDWMWTDTSMTVFDWIKMEDIFSHIFQIKCTRHVESEYPQPRGERKPPVIKYLMGGAILALIIAIIWFPLVFFSLGNAVGKPNPPYDVTLEIRIGPYEPVYQMSAQSNSIHQFTESNLAQLQQAYIQQKTAATFISNYEGPDIAAVKLSLDSANIWSISPPDRERMVAEVSSNDSLKIRLEYKVSHKTSKPEDSGVIPDNVEIQVPAAINGKPNVMRQNLLQMLKGNKSASPMILEDILPKFLKVTNRGTAKSISQLMFLNNEDAESPNPVGKAFRTISLSLDSSNDSVTEWWQIKENCTDLNYKMFLKKLPMADCNSIIVYTFNDKIFPSTLSVLTGGGIIGLYSTLVFVAFRFFRGFFAEQCFKIMFEDMPNIDRVLQLCLDIYLVREAGEFALEEDLFAKLVFLFRSPETMIKWTRPKEELADDEDPEGDA, from the exons ATGGCCAATTTTTTCTTGTGCTTGTTCATCTTTAGGATAGTGTTGCCGATCGTTCTGGGGGCAT GTATCATTTTCCGGCCGTCTCTACTTTCCGCCATTTACCTCCTTTTCCTCCTCTTTCTCCCATGTATCCCTATACCGACGGCCAGCTCCATGGCCGGTTCCACCGGCATCTACATCAAGCTCCTCATCGCCACATCCATCCTGACCTTTGTAGCCCAACTGGCTTTCCAGATTGTCCTTCTGGCTATGCCTCCATACGGCCATATCCTCGAAAAATGCGAACTCTTAGAGCAAATTCTACGACACGTGGGTCTTGTCCGGCTCGATGCCATGAACCCCATCGCTGTGGTCACCTGGATTTCGCCTGAAATCGTCATGGTGGTCATATCCGTCGGGACCTACGTCATCTGTAAGAAACTCCTCGAGAAACGGACCGTTGAAGTGGTCGAAAACGAGGAGAATCTTCCACAGAAGGCGAAAGCCAACAGAAAACAATTCAATCTTTTCGTCGCTGTTGGCAAATATGCCGTTTTAGTGGCGCTGTGTGTGGCTGCAGTGCTCCGACCCTCTGTACCTGGAGGGTTGTATTTCTTGGTGTTTTTGTGTGCCGCCACGTGGTGGTCGTGTTGTAAGGAGCTCGGCAAGGGCTTTGCCATTGTGATGAGGTGTGTCATGGCCGTGGTGGTAGTCCACATGGGCGCTCTCTACACGTATCAGTTCCAATGGCCACAGGAGTACCTCGACAAGAACAGTACCTATGCGCGGTATTTCGGCTTGACTCCGATTTTTTGGTCCAATTGCACCGACGATCCCAGAACCTTCAACTGGGAGCAAGAGGAATGGGCGACTTATGCCAACCCCATCGCCCTTTTCCTCCTCTACTACGTGCTAGCACTAGAATCCAAGTTCTTGCTTAAGCCCCAG TCGCAAAAGAAGCAGGGGAAATTTTTACGTCTCGAAGGGAGTTTTACGAAGCCGCTGAATCGGCAGCTTTCTAACAAACAACTAATGCGCAGAGCCACGACGAGAAACAAGTGGCAAAGTGCTACTCGCAAAGTCCGA ATTCCCCGGACCGAATATGCCATTAGTGAGCACACACCC TTAATCGGGGGAGTGAGTCCATCACGACGTTACGGCTCTGGTAAAAAACCACCCGTTTATCAAGACTCGACGGGAAGTTTCACCATAACTGGCGAGAACCCAGAAGACATCCCAATGGATGAACTCG GTGCTGCAGAAGAGGAATACAAGCCAACCATCATCGAGAATGTCATGTATGGCCTAGAGTCGATCCTCCAGGTCATCATCAAATCCTCATACATCGTCACAAACATCATCATGATGGCGTGGAGTATAACCTACATCAGCTGGATCACTTTCGTTCTTCTCATCTGGGCCAATCTTTTGTGGCTTGTTCCTAACCAAAGGAAATCAATGCTTCGGTCTAGTCCCTTCCTGGTGGCCTACGCGTGGTTCCTCCTCATTTCGGCATACATTTACTCGATGAATCTTACCGAAAGCGAGTTACCAACTACCATCGAAGGCATAGATTTGTCCGAAATCGGCTTCCAGAAGGTGGAGGTTCTCCCGTGCAACCCTCTTCTAGTTAAATGTCTCTTCACGGCGATGTTTTGGATCACTCTGAGACAATTCGTAAGAGAACGAATCGAAGAACGCCAAACTACAGCACTTGCCGACATGGCTGCGCCCCTCCAAGTGACTGTAGGAGCGGCAGCTGGGGTTGAAAACGAACAAGACCCTGGCAGTAAACTAATGGAGAAAATCGGGCAATATTTGAGgaaaattttgacgaaattttggaTTTGGGTGGTGGCGATCACGCTTTTCGCCGTGGCCATAACCGGGGAGAGGATGACAGCGTTTAGGATTTTCTACATGGCGTTGTTCCTGTTTTTCATCCTCACGTTCCAAATCTCGTTTAGAGCTTGGAGGAAGATGATGTTCGGGTTCTGGTTAACTGTCATAGTCTTTTCCATGGCAATACTAGTCATGGTCTACACTTACCAATTCAAGAACTTTGATATCTACTGGCGGGATTACCTACACGTGCCTATTCAACG CCAATTGGATATCGGCCTGGAAAAATTCGAGACGAAACAGTTGTTCGTCCGATTGGTCACTCCCacattttttgtcataatcaCTGTAATCCAACTGCACTACTTCCATAAAGAGTTTATGGAACTGTCTGATCCGAAAAATACCAGCGTTATTGGAGTAGACCTAGATCAGAGTAGCCTCCAAGGGGGCGCCCCTACTAGTGATAAAGACGAAACGTCTTCATCCATCAAGATGGACCTGACCGACACAG ATTCATCGCAAACTCGGTGGCAACGCCTCGTTAAGTATTTCCACCACACCAGTAACCTAATTTTCCTATTCCTGGAGTTACACATGCCCAAATTCgtcgttttgtttttaatgcttGTTTGCATTTACGACAAATGCGCCTTGTACTTCATCCTAGTCCTTCTCCTAGTACTTGCGTGTGCTTTCGGACGTCCCATgcaaatttttgcgatttatACGAGTTCTGTTTTCGTCTCTGTGATGTTACTAGCGCGAATGATTTACCAAACCGATTATATAAATCCCGGTAATTGGAACGTAACCTGTGAG ATGcaaaacaattcaaaaattgcgAATAACGCAAAATGGTTGGGTTTTTACAAAACGAGCAAAGATGCAAGTCTACCGCACTTGGTCAAGTGGAACATCATGTATATCCTTGTGGTGACCCTATGGGCTGTTATTTTGGTCCGGCAGTTTAATTATAGGGTTTCGAGGGGGAAACCGACCACAAGGGCTTTTTTCATGTTTCCCAAAATCACGCGATGGGACGCTGATAAAAGTACAAGCAACTGTATCAAGTATTTATTCAACTATGGTTTCTTCAAGTTCGGAGTAGAAATTTGTTTGATGGCTACAGTGGCCGTCATTGGCTTCAGGATGGACATGTATTCCATCATCTATAGTGTTTGGCTGTGTGTTATGTTTATTGCAAAACGGGACACACTTGCCAAAATTTGGACTTTCTACATGATGTTTATTGCCTTACTTCTCCCAATTCAATACGTAATGACAGTAGGATTACCTCCAACACTGTGTATAC TTTTTCCATGGGACCAAGACTATTGGGACAAAAGTGAAGTAAAAAATGCTGCAATTTTCCGAAGACTTCAGGAGTTCTCCTACTTATTGGACACAGAGTATCCCCCTTCTCCCAAGAAACttatttgtgattttattCTTCTCCTTTTGGTGTCTCGTCAAGCTGTGATCTTCCGTATCGAGAAAAGATGGGCAGGGCGGGAATACCCAGGCGGTTCTAACGATATTATAATCCATCACGCGGAAGAAAAAGGGTTTGTTAACCCAACCCCGGACTACATATCGAGTGTCAGATCATATTTGGACGTTATCAAGAAAGGGGTCTACTCCAGTTTCCTCTGGATAACCCTAGCTATAGTCTTTCTAGCCGGCACTAACCGGGTTAATGTTTTCTCAATCGGTTACTTGATCGGtgcttttgtgtttttgtggcAAGGTACCGACTTGTATCTCCGACCTATCCCGACAATCATCAAGTCATGGGACCTTTTTTTGGGATACAACGTTTTCGTAATTTTGTGCAAAACCGCCTTACAAATAGTCGGTTGTATTTTCATACAAGACATCCCAAACTATGCCTGTTGGCTTATCCAGCTGTTTGGTATCGGTTGCGTGAAAAAATTCGGCGATCTTACCGTACAAGCCGGTCTCGCCGACGAACTCGTTTGCAAAGTACCGAGAGAATACGTCGGACTTGTATGGGACGGGTTATGTTTCGGTTTTATGATAATGCAGCGACGCATTTTCACCAGTTATAACTTCTTCCACCTTATTAACGAGATCAAAGCGGGCTCTATTCTGGCTTCGCGAGGCGCCGAGCTGATCGAGGAGCTCCGTCTGAAACGCATGACCGAACAGGAGGAGCAAGAACGTCGCGTtctagaaaaaatcaaagccAAGATGGACCGCATCAAAGCCAACCAGCAGAAAATCCAAGGATCGAGTTACAAAGACAGTGAAAACCACTACGTGG ATACGATATTTAAGGGTAGGCCTAAGCGGAGAACGAGGGAGCCCAAGTCGTACAAGCAgg CTGTGCGGTCCGGCGACTACTACATGTTCGATGATTTAGATGACGAAGATGAGTTAGATTTTATGGACATACCGAAAGATGATGAGGAAGAGGCGAAGGGACGCGGACAGACTGTTAGTGAG CTTCTAAGTACTGCCATGAAGACTGACATCAGTACGAGTGTGAAACGGTCCGAGACTGATTTTCGTCGAAGAGGAAGTATGCCTCTACCGACAAGACAGAAATCGATAATATCGACCCGGTCACAACTATCAGCACCCTATTCTGCTCCTCCTATA ATTGAGGAGCCGGGACCTAGAACCGTCACTATTATCGATGAGCGGGGAAAAGACGAGCCAAAGCCAGGCACTAGTAAAGATGATGACGAGTCCACTGTCATAAGTGAGCAAA AACCAACAGTCCGGGAAAAAGTCTCGGTCGGGTTGTTATTCGTCTGGGCTTTCATCCAGAGCTCAATGATCAGTCTCACCAACTTCCTCAATAAATACTCGAGGGATTACCGCTACGTAATCCGTGTTTTGGCCAAGGAGAAAAAGTTTTTGAAGGAACACACGGACTACAACGTTGGTTTGCGTCTCGGCTCGGGTCAGTTGTGGCAACCAGCAGCGTCGTACAACAGTCTTCTTGGCCAGTCACA CGAGGATTCGGTGCTACCGACTCCGTCTTGCGGCACATTCAGTCCTTCCGATTCGTACAGACTCGTCTCGAATAGCGACAG GCCATCTTTGGATCGCCGGGACTACGACGAGAAACCGCCAGTCAGCGACGAGAGCGACCAAAAAGCCATGGCTACCTTACCCTACACGTCCGATCAGGACAG GCGCAAGGCGAGTGTTCTCACGGTCCCCGAAATTCGCATTCTGGCCCCAAGTCTGGAACGTGGATTAGACTCGCCTTCAACACCAAG CAGGGAGGGGTCGCGGATCGATATGGAGGAGTACGAAGGCACGGAGATGTCCTCGTACGACCAGCCGCCCATAATAAGGCTTTTACTCGCGATCTGGTACATCATAATGAGCCGATCCGAAAACGTCTGCTACTTTATCATATTTTTGAACCAAATCAAATCGGCGACTTTCCTGTCGTTGCCGTTGCCTCTCATGGTGTTCCTCTGGGGTACTTTGACCATTCCGAGGCCGGACAAGACTTTCTGGGTTACCATTATCGCATATACTGAG GTAATAGTACTGATCAAATGCATGTTCCAATTCGATATAATACCCTGGAACATGAGTCAAGGGATCACAAACAACCCATTCTACCCTCCAAGAATAATCGGAATTGAGCGAAACTCCAATTTTGCCGTTTGGGACCTTTTGCTTCTCTTGGTCGTATTTTTCCACAG ATTTATGTTAAAATCGATGGGTTTGTGGAAAAGTTCCCCAGTCCCGGCTGTCCTTCTGACCGAAGGCGACTACAAAGTGAACTCCGAGGGTAAACTCGAACCGGTTCAAAGTGAGATGCAAATCACGCGCCGCAG CTCCAAGCACAGTGACAAGACTCTTTCGAGTAAAAGTTCGGTCCCTGAAGACAGTGACCTCGAACGGCTCGTGGAGGAGTCGGATCAAAACGAAGATGATATGAGAAGGGCCAGTATAACCAAGCAGGATTTACAGGATAAGATTTTGAGTGTGGAGTGTCAACGGGTCGATCCTATGGCACACTTGCCCCAGTCGTTAAAACTAGC GTTCTTGAAATACGGGGAAAGTATCAGACTGTTTTTCAAGCAGTTGCGCGACCCCACGTCCAGGGTGGCTGCTGATGTGTATTCGTACATGTTTCTGTgcgatttttacaattttttcgttattttgaTCGGGTATAGTTCGTTCGGGACGCAGCAAGGGGATGGAGGAGTGTCTTCGTATCTGGAAGACGACAGAGTCCCCGTCTTGTTCCTCCTGATGCTTATTTTACAGTTCACGTTGATTATAGTGGACCGAGGGATATTTTTAAGGAAGAATATTTTAGCTAAGATTATATTCCAGTTTATCCAAGTTTTTGTCTTGCACATTTGGTTGTTTATCGTTTTTCCCATAATCACGGAACg GGGCTTCAATTCAGTGTTAGCCCCTCAAATGTATTACATGGTCAAGTGTTTCTACTTGCTGTTATCAGCATATCAGATCAGATGTGGCTACCCGACCCGAATTTTGGGCAACTTCCTGTGTAAAGGCTACAATTATGTCAATATGTTCCTATTTAAGGGTTTCATGGCGATTCCCTTTCTATTCGAATTGAGGACCGTGATGGACTGGATGTGGACCGACACCTCAATGACTGTCTTTGACTGGATCAAAATGGAGGACATATTTTCACACATTTTCCAAATCAAA TGCACACGACACGTTGAAAGCGAGTATCCCCAACCACGAGGCGAGCGCAAACCCCCCGTCATCAAATACCTGATGGGGGGAGCAATCCTCGCCCTAATTATCGCCATAATTTGGTTCCCTCTCGTCTTCTTCTCACTGGGAAACGCCGTGGGCAAGCCCAACCCTCCCTACGACGTAACCCTCGAAATCCGTATAGGGCCCTACGAGCCGGTTTACCAGATGTCGGCCCAAAGCAACTCGATTCATCAATTTACCGAAAGCAATCTCGCTCAACTGCAACAGGCCTACATCCAGCAAAAGACCGCGGCAACCTTCATTTCGAATTACGAAGGACCCGATATTGCCGCCGTTAAGCTTAGCTTAGACTCGGCAAACATCTGGAGCATCTCACCGCCGGATCGTGAACGAATGGTGGCGGAAGTTAGTTCCAACGATTCGTTGAAAATTAGACTCGAATATAAGGTTTCGCACAAGACCAGTAAACCGGAAGATTCCGGCGTGATTCCCGACAATGTCGAGATCCAAGTTCCGGCGGCAATCAACGGGAAACCGAACGTCATGAGGCAGAATCTTTTACAAATGCTGAAGGGTAATAAGAGTGCAAGTCCGATGATTCTCGAAGATATACTCcccaaatttttgaaagttaCCAACCGGGGGACGGCGAAGTCCATCTCGCAGTTAATGTTTTTGAATAACGAGGATGCAG AAAGTCCAAACCCTGTCGGGAAGGCGTTCAGGACTATAAGTTTAAGCTTGGATAGTAGCAACGACTCCGTTACGGAGTGGTGGCAGATTAAGGAAAATTGTACTGATCTTAATTACAAAATGTTCCTCAAAAAGCTACCGATGGCCGACTGCAACTCCATCATTGTGTATACTTtcaacgataaaatttttcccaGTACTTTGAGCGTTCTAACTGGGGGAGG CATAATCGGCCTTTACTCAACTCTAGTTTTCGTTGCTTTCCGCTTCTTCCGCGGTTTCTTCGCCGAGCAGTGCTTCAAAATCATGTTTGAAGACATGCCGAACATAGACCGAGTGTTGCAACTCTGCCTCGACATCTACCTAGTCCGTGAAGCCGGCGAATTCGCTCTAGAGGAAGACCTCTTTGCGAAACTAGTGTTCCTCTTCCGGTCGCCGGAAACCATGATTAAGTGGACGCGACCTAAGGAAGAGCTCGCCGACGACGAGGACCCCGAAGGGGACGCCTAA